A single region of the Capra hircus breed San Clemente chromosome X unlocalized genomic scaffold, ASM170441v1, whole genome shotgun sequence genome encodes:
- the CHST7 gene encoding carbohydrate sulfotransferase 7: protein MKGRRRRRREYCKFALLLVLYTLVLLLIPSVLDGGRDEDKGARHCPGLQRSLGVWSLEAAAAGEREQGAEARPAAEGVAGRSPRSSGNLNSAVGEAASREKQHIYVHATWRTGSSFLGELFNQHPDVFYLYEPMWHLWQALYPGDAESLQGALRDMLRSLFRCDFSVLQLYAPPGDPAARPPDAANLTTASLFRWRTNKVICSPPLCPGGPRARAEVGLVEDTACERSCPPVALRALEAECHKYPVVVIKDVRLLDLGVLVPLLRDPGLNLKVVQLFRDPRAVHNSRLKSRQGLLRESIQVLRTRQRGDRFHRVLLAHGVGARPGGASRALPATPRADFFLTGALEVICEAWMRDLLFARGAPTWLRRRYLRLRYEDLVRQPRAQLRRLQRFAGLRALAALDAFALNMTRGAAYGADRPFHLSARDAREAVHAWRERLSREQVRQVEAACAPAMRLLAYPRSGEDGDVEPPEDEETQLETEADGAT, encoded by the coding sequence ATGAagggccggcggcggcggcgccgggAGTACTGCAAGTTCGCGCTGCTGTTGGTGCTATACACGCTGGTGCTTCTGCTCATCCCCTCGGTCCTGGACGGCGGCCGCGATGAGGACAAGGGCGCCCGGCACTGCCCGGGCCTGCAGCGCagcctgggagtgtggagcctggaggcggcggcggcgggcgagCGCGAGCAGGGCGCGGAGGCGCGGCCAGCCGCGGAGGGGGTCGCTGGCCGGTCCCCCAGGTCCTCGGGCAATCTCAACAGCGCCGTCGGGGAGGCCGCGTCTCGCGAAAAGCAGCACATCTACGTGCATGCTACCTGGCGCACCGGCTCATCGTTCCTGGGCGAGCTGTTTAACCAGCACCCGGACGTTTTCTACTTGTACGAACCCATGTGGCATCTGTGGCAGGCGCTGTATCCGGGCGACGCCGAGAGCCTGCAGGGCGCACTCCGCGACATGCTGCGCTCGCTCTTCCGCTGCGACTTCTCAGTCCTGCAGCTGTACGCGCCGCCCGGTGACCCTGCCGCGCGCCCCCCAGACGCGGCCAATCTCACCACGGCCTCCCTCTTTCGCTGGCGGACCAACAAGGTCATCTGCTCGCCGCCGCTGTGCCCTGGCGGACCCCGGGCCCGCGCCGAGGTCGGCCTCGTTGAGGACACTGCCTGCGAGCGCAGCTGCCCACCCGTGGCACTCCGAGCCCTGGAGGCCGAGTGCCACAAGTATCCGGTCGTGGTCATCAAGGACGTGCGCCTCCTCGACCTGGGCGTGCTGGTGCCCCTTCTGCGCGACCCAGGCCTCAacctgaaggtggtgcagcttTTTCGCGACCCGCGGGCTGTCCACAACTCTCGTCTCAAGTCCCGGCAGGGGCTGCTGCGCGAGAGCATCCAGGTGCTGCGCACCCGCCAGAGGGGCGACCGCTTCCACCGCGTGCTGCTGGCGCATGGCGTGGGTGCTCGCCCCGGAGGAGCATCCCGCGCGCTGCCCGCCACGCCGCGTGCCGACTTCTTCCTGACCGGCGCACTCGAGGTGATCTGCGAAGCCTGGATGCGCGATTTGCTGTTCGCGCGCGGCGCTCCCACCTGGCTGCGGCGCCGCTACCTGAGGCTGCGCTACGAGGACCTGGTGCGGCAGCCGCGCGCCCAGTTGCGCCGCCTGCAACGCTTCGCCGGGCTCCGCGCGCTCGCAGCCCTGGACGCCTTCGCGCTCAACATGACGCGCGGCGCGGCCTATGGCGCCGACCGGCCCTTCCACCTGTCAGCGCGCGATGCCCGCGAGGCAGTGCACGCCTGGCGCGAGCGCCTGAGCCGAGAGCAGGTGCGCCAGGTGGAGGCCGCCTGCGCCCCAGCCATGCGCCTGCTGGCTTACCCTCGTAGCGGGGAAGATGGTGATGTCGAGCCGCCTGAGGACGAGGAGACACAGCTGGAGACCGAGGCGGATGGCGCCACGTAG